The genomic segment CTCGGCGCCCGATACGGGAAGCTGCTCGACGCGCAGCGCCACGTAGCAGTCACAACCGAGGAGAAGGATCCGCCGAGCTGGAGCGAGCTGCGCAAGAGCCTGCTGGCTGCAGGTCCCAGCCGACCGGACTCGGTCGAGGTCTACCTCCGGTACGAACGGGCGACGATCCGGCTCGCCACGGAGGTCCTGGAGTCGCGTTGGCCTGACCGAACCTTTGTCGCGGTTCGTTACTCCCTCAACCGCCAGCGAGTCACGCCGTACGACGCACGTCACGGTTCAAAGCAAGAACGCGAGGCCGCTCGCCCGCGGGAGATCCGGCGTGTGGGCGGCTGGCGCATCCCTGAAGTGGGCTCCAAAGCTGAACAACGTGTCATTGCCGACTTCGATCGGAGACACCGATGATCGGCCAGGCCATCGAGTGGTTGACCGGTGACAAGCGGTCAACGTACGGAGTCGCCGTCACGCGGATGATCCTCGGGTTCATCGTCGCGAGCCAGCTCATCGTCAACTGGCCAGATCGCCACTACACGTGGGGAGACGGTGCGAATTGGTCCGAGCAAGTGCGCAACTCCAAGAGTTGGCCATCGTTCCTCGATCTATTCAAGCGGCTCGACGGGCACATGTTCGACCTGGCGTACATCGT from the Aeromicrobium panaciterrae genome contains:
- a CDS encoding DUF5819 family protein; amino-acid sequence: MPRLTLKTTFVVAASLVALSQLTAVTLASLPPNRYSNAAAPHTTYLSPMFTQNWRLFAPNPIAEDRRILFQGSYRAADGTLKQTEWVDWTDVELDLVHHRLVGGRAGYVTNKLFSPLGARYGKLLDAQRHVAVTTEEKDPPSWSELRKSLLAAGPSRPDSVEVYLRYERATIRLATEVLESRWPDRTFVAVRYSLNRQRVTPYDARHGSKQEREAARPREIRRVGGWRIPEVGSKAEQRVIADFDRRHR